From a region of the Tistrella mobilis genome:
- a CDS encoding CAI-1 autoinducer sensor kinase/phosphatase cqsS, translating to MSGSSTYRSDPRPAGEAARPGTDVPAGSLRGIILNGFRHIEPNLVPVSIAGAVMMPAYWMVWTFLFPQAYENLGLRLAGSVLCLLLAFRRRWPARLQPWIPAVWLVMLGYCLPFFFTFMTVMNGGSVIWQMSTLTALFLLVLLVDWFSLIMLFLIGTGLGVAMALITGPPQHDVAIYAEYAPILAFGLLGGAIFNYNAANSRAVRERALAESGRAAGRMVQTPLMSIRTSARSLETYLPGLVRSHRIARAQGVPVESFDDAHLEALLHVPARIDDDCAEVARRLQALGDPAELRRRS from the coding sequence ATGTCGGGCAGCAGCACCTACCGATCCGACCCGAGGCCGGCTGGCGAGGCCGCGCGCCCCGGCACCGACGTTCCGGCTGGCAGCCTGCGTGGCATCATCCTGAACGGCTTTCGCCATATCGAGCCCAATCTCGTGCCGGTGTCGATCGCCGGTGCGGTGATGATGCCGGCCTATTGGATGGTCTGGACCTTCCTCTTTCCCCAGGCCTATGAAAATCTCGGCCTGCGCCTGGCCGGGTCGGTGCTGTGCCTGCTGCTTGCCTTCCGCCGGCGCTGGCCGGCGCGGCTGCAGCCCTGGATCCCGGCGGTCTGGCTGGTGATGCTGGGCTATTGCCTGCCCTTCTTCTTCACCTTCATGACGGTGATGAACGGCGGTTCGGTCATCTGGCAGATGTCGACCCTGACGGCGCTGTTCCTTCTGGTGCTGCTGGTCGACTGGTTCAGCCTGATCATGCTGTTCCTGATCGGCACCGGGCTTGGGGTGGCGATGGCCCTGATCACCGGCCCGCCCCAACACGACGTGGCGATCTATGCCGAATACGCCCCGATCCTGGCCTTCGGCCTGCTGGGCGGTGCGATTTTCAACTACAACGCCGCCAATTCGCGGGCGGTGCGCGAACGGGCGCTCGCCGAAAGCGGTCGGGCTGCCGGGCGCATGGTGCAGACGCCGCTGATGAGCATCCGGACCTCGGCCCGTTCGCTGGAGACCTATCTGCCCGGGCTGGTGCGCAGCCATCGCATCGCCCGCGCCCAGGGCGTGCCGGTGGAGAGCTTCGACGATGCGCATCTCGAGGCCCTGCTGCACGTGCCCGCCCGGATCGACGACGACTGCGCCGAGGTCGCCCGCCGCCTCCAGGCCTTGGGAGATCCGGCCGAACTTCGCCGTCGCAGCTGA
- a CDS encoding sensor histidine kinase has protein sequence MRAAQLDALYRAARIGILMEPLVSICLAVLIWPAAAQQQIALWLVAVNCLVGLRFAAIQRDLRDGGADTEPEQRALPILMIIAVSGVIWGLAPLVLAPAAASIDMAKVLFATAAIGVAGTVMMSCHLTAALVWLGVTSTALAGGLIIAGRMDLPLLLAIAASAAVLAVGAHYLARLLDDGLRLRIELADAVQAAQAANIAKSDFLANTSHELRTPLNAIIGFSEILMNDRPRTDAQIDEQMEFARLINESGVHLLDIVNDILDLSKIEAGAYNLDESVFTLESIVRTTTNLMRGQAEKAGLKLVNMLAPDLPALRGDQRAMKQVLLNLLSNAVKFTPIGGSVTVEARIAEEGGLTIAVVDTGIGIAPEDINRAMEAFGQVDSALNRRYAGTGLGLPLVRSLIEMHGGRFQLISRVNEGTRAEIAWPAARVVGSGRRGGPHSGISDQGAGGRLSGGADPRTGGRGDKGRGGMPTGPSTVMG, from the coding sequence ATGCGCGCCGCGCAGCTCGATGCGCTCTATCGCGCCGCCCGGATCGGCATCCTGATGGAACCGCTGGTCTCGATCTGTCTGGCGGTGCTGATCTGGCCCGCCGCCGCCCAGCAGCAGATCGCGCTCTGGCTGGTGGCGGTCAACTGTCTGGTGGGCCTGCGCTTCGCCGCCATCCAGCGTGATCTGCGCGACGGCGGTGCCGACACGGAACCCGAACAACGCGCCCTGCCGATCCTGATGATCATCGCGGTCAGCGGTGTGATCTGGGGGCTGGCGCCGCTGGTGCTGGCGCCTGCCGCCGCCTCGATCGACATGGCCAAGGTGCTGTTCGCCACCGCCGCGATCGGTGTGGCCGGCACGGTGATGATGTCCTGTCATCTGACGGCGGCTCTGGTCTGGCTGGGGGTGACATCAACAGCACTCGCGGGCGGGCTGATCATCGCCGGGCGGATGGATCTGCCGCTGCTGCTGGCGATCGCCGCATCGGCAGCCGTATTGGCGGTGGGCGCGCATTATCTGGCACGGTTGCTGGACGACGGGCTGCGCCTGCGGATCGAACTGGCCGATGCGGTGCAGGCCGCCCAGGCGGCCAACATCGCCAAATCCGATTTCCTCGCCAATACCAGCCATGAACTGCGCACGCCGCTGAATGCGATCATCGGTTTTTCGGAGATCCTGATGAACGATCGGCCGCGCACCGACGCCCAGATCGACGAGCAGATGGAATTCGCCCGGCTGATCAACGAAAGCGGCGTCCACCTGCTCGACATCGTCAATGACATTCTGGATCTGTCGAAGATCGAGGCCGGCGCCTACAACCTGGACGAAAGCGTCTTCACGCTGGAGAGCATCGTCCGGACCACGACCAATCTGATGCGCGGCCAGGCCGAAAAGGCCGGGCTGAAACTGGTCAACATGCTGGCACCCGACCTGCCGGCGCTGCGCGGCGACCAGCGGGCGATGAAGCAGGTGCTGCTGAACCTGCTGTCGAACGCGGTCAAATTCACCCCGATCGGCGGCAGTGTCACGGTAGAGGCGCGGATCGCCGAAGAGGGCGGGTTGACGATCGCGGTGGTCGATACCGGCATCGGCATCGCACCTGAAGACATCAACCGGGCGATGGAGGCCTTCGGACAGGTGGACAGTGCGCTCAACCGTCGCTATGCAGGCACCGGGCTGGGCCTGCCGCTGGTCCGGTCGCTGATCGAGATGCATGGCGGTCGCTTCCAGCTGATCAGCCGGGTGAACGAGGGCACCCGTGCCGAGATTGCCTGGCCGGCGGCGCGCGTGGTGGGCAGTGGCAGACGCGGCGGACCGCATTCAGGGATCAGCGACCAGGGGGCCGGCGGCCGGCTGAGCGGCGGTGCCGATCCGCGCACCGGGGGACGTGGTGACAAGGGGCGGGGCGGCATGCCGACGGGCCCGAGCACGGTGATGGGCTGA
- a CDS encoding TonB-dependent siderophore receptor, translated as MTARATTRLSGAGKARRLAMALAGATSLAAMTAALTLPAASAVAAGAAMRFDIPAQDLNQALLSFATRAGLQLAYDPARLDGRRSAAVAGDLTADQALDLLLAGTGFTWRYTGPDRVALEALPEGGTAVRLDPLRVDGARTGERANGPVAGYVATRSAAGTKTDTPLTETPQSVSVVTADQMRVQKASTLADALGYTASVVTMPSVFSRLADDVSIRGFNVANGNTGMLRDGMKLQSNVYDGSQEPYGLERLEVLKGAASVLYGQLGPGGVVNAVTKQPTRDPLHEIGVEYGSYDRIQLQTDHGGALDDEGRWSYRLTALYRDADTWVDEVEDDKLYIAPAIAFEPDDDTRITLQASHQRIKTKFGPPLPDTGTLYPGPGGEVIGRDTFLGEPDYDTYDSRVNSIGWRVEHQASDDVTLRHALRYYRADVTWDYMQIGWSESFAAYLRRASDREEHSTGLTSDNSVEYRVTTGPVDHTLLGGIDLYRRVYDTDRYRGSFSLFDPVNPVYGTDPAVNFGANSGSRTESDQAGLYLQDQMKIADRWVLVLGGRYDRVESDVTGKAAGTAETTTDNAFTGRAGLVYLFDNGVAPYVSFSQSFSPNAGVDRDGRALDPTTGEQVEAGLRWQIPGSETMLSAAVYQLTQDDVVDTDALGDTVQTGQVRARGFEAEARSRFGPLQLIASYAYTDTEITRSDTPGEKGESQNGVPRHMLSVWADVGLDGLGLYGMRAGAGIRRIGSSNLIGEPKGVEAPAYTLTDAMVSIDLAELSPNLAGTEFRVNARNLFDEDYLTCNTVDGCRYGDPRTVIGTLSYRW; from the coding sequence ATGACGGCACGGGCGACGACAAGGCTTTCAGGGGCTGGCAAGGCACGCCGGCTGGCCATGGCGCTGGCGGGCGCAACCAGCCTTGCGGCAATGACGGCGGCACTGACGCTGCCGGCCGCATCCGCTGTGGCAGCGGGCGCGGCGATGCGCTTCGATATCCCTGCCCAGGATCTGAACCAGGCGCTGCTCAGTTTCGCAACCCGCGCCGGCCTTCAGCTCGCCTATGATCCGGCCCGGCTCGACGGCCGGCGGAGCGCCGCCGTGGCAGGCGATCTGACCGCAGATCAGGCCCTCGACCTTCTGCTGGCCGGCACCGGTTTCACCTGGCGTTATACCGGCCCGGATCGCGTCGCCCTCGAAGCCCTGCCCGAGGGCGGCACTGCGGTGCGGCTCGACCCGCTGCGCGTCGACGGTGCCCGCACGGGAGAGCGGGCCAACGGACCGGTCGCAGGCTATGTCGCCACCCGCAGCGCTGCAGGCACCAAAACCGACACGCCGCTGACCGAAACCCCGCAATCGGTGAGTGTGGTCACCGCCGACCAGATGCGGGTGCAGAAGGCATCGACCCTGGCCGATGCGCTCGGCTACACCGCTTCGGTGGTAACCATGCCCTCGGTATTCAGTCGGCTTGCCGACGACGTCTCCATCCGCGGCTTCAACGTCGCCAACGGCAATACCGGCATGCTGCGCGACGGCATGAAGCTGCAATCGAACGTCTATGACGGCAGCCAGGAGCCTTACGGGCTGGAGCGGCTGGAGGTCCTGAAGGGAGCGGCCTCGGTGCTCTACGGCCAGCTTGGCCCGGGCGGCGTCGTCAATGCCGTCACCAAACAGCCGACTCGTGATCCGCTGCATGAAATCGGCGTCGAGTACGGCAGCTACGACCGGATCCAGCTTCAGACCGATCATGGCGGCGCCCTCGACGACGAGGGGCGCTGGTCCTATCGCTTGACCGCCCTCTACCGGGATGCCGATACCTGGGTCGACGAGGTGGAAGACGACAAGCTCTACATCGCCCCGGCCATCGCCTTCGAACCCGATGACGACACCAGGATCACGCTTCAGGCCAGCCATCAGCGGATCAAGACGAAGTTCGGCCCGCCTCTTCCCGACACCGGTACGCTCTATCCCGGCCCAGGCGGAGAAGTGATCGGCCGGGACACCTTCCTGGGCGAGCCTGATTACGACACCTATGACAGCCGGGTGAACAGCATCGGCTGGCGGGTGGAACATCAGGCCTCGGATGACGTGACCCTGCGCCATGCGCTGCGCTACTACCGCGCCGATGTCACGTGGGATTACATGCAGATCGGCTGGTCCGAATCATTTGCCGCATATCTGCGCCGCGCCAGCGATCGCGAAGAGCATTCCACCGGCCTGACATCGGACAACTCCGTCGAATACAGGGTCACCACCGGTCCGGTCGACCATACCCTGCTCGGCGGCATCGATCTCTATCGCCGGGTCTACGACACCGACCGCTACCGGGGCAGCTTCAGCCTGTTCGACCCGGTCAATCCGGTCTATGGCACCGATCCCGCGGTGAATTTCGGCGCCAACAGCGGCTCACGCACCGAAAGCGATCAGGCCGGCCTCTATCTTCAGGACCAGATGAAGATTGCAGACCGCTGGGTGCTGGTGCTGGGTGGCCGCTACGACCGGGTCGAGAGCGACGTCACCGGCAAGGCGGCAGGTACCGCCGAGACGACGACCGACAATGCCTTCACCGGCCGGGCCGGGCTGGTCTATCTGTTCGACAACGGCGTCGCCCCCTATGTCAGCTTCAGCCAGTCCTTCTCGCCCAATGCCGGTGTCGACCGCGACGGTCGCGCGCTTGATCCCACCACCGGCGAACAGGTGGAGGCCGGCCTGCGCTGGCAGATCCCGGGCAGCGAGACCATGCTGAGCGCGGCGGTCTATCAGCTGACCCAGGACGATGTGGTCGATACCGATGCCCTGGGTGACACGGTCCAGACCGGACAGGTCCGCGCCCGCGGCTTCGAGGCCGAGGCGCGCAGCCGCTTCGGCCCCCTCCAGCTCATCGCCAGCTATGCCTATACCGACACCGAGATCACCCGGAGCGACACCCCGGGCGAAAAGGGTGAGAGCCAGAACGGTGTGCCGCGTCACATGCTGTCGGTCTGGGCCGATGTCGGGCTGGACGGGCTGGGTCTCTACGGCATGAGGGCCGGGGCGGGCATCCGTCGCATCGGCTCGTCCAACCTGATCGGTGAGCCGAAAGGCGTGGAGGCGCCGGCCTATACCCTGACCGACGCGATGGTCTCCATCGACCTGGCGGAGCTGTCGCCGAACCTCGCCGGGACGGAATTCCGTGTGAACGCCCGCAACCTCTTCGACGAGGACTACCTCACCTGCAACACCGTCGACGGCTGCCGCTACGGCGACCCGCGCACCGTCATCGGCACGCTGTCCTATCGCTGGTAA
- a CDS encoding DUF3325 domain-containing protein: protein MILLTALFLSLAGFAGLGLAMERHHRQVWNRPPRRSQAAALRLAGSLALTASAALAVHDRGWGIGLAAWICLMPVAGVAFTLLLTVSPARSPAVAGRSTTRSPAPPAPSAPARWRSGAGRGSGR, encoded by the coding sequence ATGATCCTGCTCACCGCCCTGTTCCTGTCCCTGGCGGGGTTCGCGGGTCTCGGCCTGGCCATGGAACGCCACCACCGACAGGTGTGGAATCGCCCGCCGCGCCGATCACAGGCTGCCGCCCTGCGCCTTGCCGGCAGTCTTGCCCTCACCGCCTCGGCGGCTCTCGCCGTCCACGACCGCGGCTGGGGCATCGGCCTCGCGGCCTGGATCTGCCTGATGCCGGTCGCGGGGGTTGCCTTCACGCTGCTGCTGACCGTCAGCCCTGCCCGCTCGCCCGCCGTAGCCGGACGTTCCACCACACGATCGCCGGCACCACCAGCACCGTCGGCACCAGCCAGGTGGCGATCGGGGGCAGGCCGAGGGTCGGGCCGTTGA
- a CDS encoding TetR/AcrR family transcriptional regulator C-terminal domain-containing protein, translating into MAVRRTRRPGKRAGLDLRQIVQTARQFDIADLSIQSLADRLNVDRKALHYHVKDRQSLFELVALDSFAERLQGQGVAAAEDWREACRVYAREFVDSVTSLGELSEYLWFNEAVTAWALEPAEALFARLNAAGFPDEDAVRMVTMLATLCLGHARDIVQAGREAERPRARSLRAALSEAGQPGFPNLERIAGLGVDTYGPAQLAFGVELFLEGADAVLRRARAAADRPAGL; encoded by the coding sequence ATGGCAGTGCGGCGAACCCGCCGGCCGGGAAAACGGGCCGGCCTGGATCTTCGGCAGATCGTTCAGACCGCCCGACAATTCGACATCGCGGATCTGTCCATTCAGTCGCTGGCGGACCGCCTGAACGTCGACCGCAAGGCGCTGCACTATCATGTGAAAGACAGGCAGTCCCTTTTCGAACTCGTCGCTCTGGACAGCTTCGCAGAACGCCTGCAGGGGCAAGGCGTCGCGGCCGCCGAAGACTGGCGCGAGGCGTGCCGGGTCTATGCCAGAGAATTCGTGGACAGCGTCACCTCGCTGGGGGAGCTGTCCGAATACCTCTGGTTCAACGAAGCGGTGACCGCTTGGGCGCTGGAACCCGCCGAGGCGCTGTTCGCCCGGTTGAACGCGGCCGGATTTCCCGATGAAGATGCCGTTCGGATGGTGACCATGCTCGCCACCCTCTGTCTCGGCCATGCGCGCGACATCGTCCAGGCGGGCCGGGAGGCGGAACGACCCCGTGCCCGTTCACTCCGCGCGGCGCTGTCCGAGGCCGGGCAGCCCGGATTTCCCAATCTGGAGCGGATCGCCGGTCTGGGGGTGGACACCTATGGTCCGGCGCAGCTGGCCTTCGGCGTCGAGCTCTTTCTGGAAGGGGCCGACGCGGTTCTGAGGCGCGCCCGGGCTGCGGCCGACCGGCCTGCCGGGCTGTGA
- a CDS encoding PepSY-associated TM helix domain-containing protein codes for MSWLHAWAGLIFGWLLFAIFTTGTLAVFDDELDRWMRPELAATGPFDADRVTARLLEELPPTPRWIITLPDARRPQASVGWFQDGSFRRRLIDPATGAELTPRETIGGDFFFRLHYRLYLPGGFGKWVVGAAAMAMLVALAAGVLIHKRIFKDVFTFRPASNPRRAWLDGHLLAGVLFLPFHLMITYTGLAILYDTYMPAAVDRLYDGSRGSFLAELAPEPPTRPAAGRSAPPAPLEPMLDSLRRPDGSQGVRVIIIDHPGDAAALVQLHDAWDRRLVRVAQVTRFDGVTGIRLSGPEDLRPAHHVQGAMIGLHRVSFADPWIRWSYFAAGAAGSAMIATGLVLFTSRPRKDGDRFPDRVARANIGAVAGLLLACIALLWANRLLPADMPLRAPAELGCFLAVWIAAIIHGFTVPPERGWPVQCGLSALLCIALPVLDLGSSGGYALDGWRTGDAVVIGVHLSAVIAGLGLGLISLRLRRRLRKEAA; via the coding sequence ATGTCGTGGCTGCATGCCTGGGCCGGGCTGATCTTCGGCTGGCTGCTGTTTGCGATCTTCACCACCGGCACGCTGGCGGTGTTCGATGATGAACTCGACCGCTGGATGCGCCCCGAACTGGCCGCGACCGGCCCCTTCGACGCCGACCGGGTCACAGCCCGGCTGCTGGAAGAGCTGCCGCCCACGCCGCGCTGGATCATCACCCTGCCGGATGCCCGCCGTCCCCAAGCCTCCGTCGGCTGGTTCCAGGACGGCAGTTTCCGGCGGCGGCTGATCGATCCGGCAACCGGCGCCGAACTCACGCCCCGCGAGACCATCGGCGGTGACTTCTTTTTCCGCCTCCACTACCGGCTCTATCTGCCCGGCGGTTTCGGTAAATGGGTGGTGGGGGCGGCGGCCATGGCCATGCTGGTGGCGCTGGCGGCCGGCGTGCTGATCCACAAGCGGATCTTCAAGGACGTCTTCACCTTCCGCCCGGCGTCGAACCCCAGGCGGGCCTGGCTCGACGGTCATCTGCTGGCGGGGGTGCTGTTTCTCCCCTTCCATCTGATGATCACCTATACCGGCCTCGCCATCCTCTACGACACTTACATGCCGGCAGCGGTGGACCGGCTCTATGACGGCAGCCGCGGCAGCTTTCTGGCGGAACTAGCACCGGAGCCGCCGACGCGCCCTGCCGCGGGCCGTTCCGCACCTCCGGCTCCCCTCGAACCGATGCTCGACAGCCTCCGCCGCCCCGACGGCAGCCAGGGTGTGCGCGTCATCATCATCGACCATCCGGGCGACGCCGCGGCCCTGGTCCAGCTCCACGATGCCTGGGACCGGCGTCTGGTCCGCGTCGCGCAGGTCACCCGCTTCGACGGCGTCACCGGCATCCGCCTCTCCGGGCCCGAAGATCTGCGGCCCGCCCACCACGTCCAGGGGGCGATGATCGGTCTGCACCGGGTATCCTTCGCCGATCCCTGGATCCGCTGGTCCTATTTCGCCGCCGGCGCCGCCGGCTCGGCAATGATCGCAACCGGCCTGGTGCTGTTCACCAGTCGTCCCCGCAAGGACGGGGACCGGTTCCCCGACCGTGTGGCCAGGGCCAATATCGGGGCCGTCGCCGGGCTGCTGCTTGCCTGCATTGCCCTGCTCTGGGCCAATCGCCTGCTGCCCGCGGACATGCCGTTACGCGCGCCGGCCGAACTCGGCTGCTTTCTGGCGGTCTGGATCGCCGCGATCATCCACGGTTTCACCGTGCCGCCGGAGCGCGGCTGGCCGGTGCAATGCGGTCTCTCGGCCCTGCTGTGCATCGCGCTGCCGGTGCTCGATCTCGGGAGTTCCGGCGGCTATGCCCTCGACGGATGGCGGACAGGTGATGCCGTTGTGATCGGCGTGCATCTGTCGGCGGTCATCGCGGGCCTGGGGCTCGGCCTCATCAGTCTCCGCCTGCGCCGCAGGCTGCGGAAGGAGGCGGCATGA
- a CDS encoding indolepyruvate ferredoxin oxidoreductase family protein, protein MTLPELSQDDKYTVERGRIFLTGTQALVRLPLMQRQRDLAAGLNTAGFISGYRGSPLGALDQQLWKARKHLEAHHVVFRPGVNEDLAMTSVWGSQQANMDNMTRPEHAALAKYDGVFGMWYGKGPGVDRSGDVMKHGNMAGSSRHGGVLLLAGDDHGAKSSTLPHQAEYTFMDCLIPILNPSGVQEILDYGLIGWALSRFSGAWVGMKTIADTVDSSGSIDVDAGRVRVLLPEFEFPADGVHIRWPDAPMDQEYRHHRYRLAAVAAFARANRLDRVVMDAPRARIGIVTAGKSHLDVCQALDELGIDEALAARIGIRLYKVAMPWPLEPEGIRRFAEGLEEVLVVEEKRAVVEPQLKEHLYGWRADVRPLVVGKFDEAGNWILPSAGELRPSRIAQVLADRLARFLPDEPGLAERIRTRVAHLRQLEDASSGKAAIERKPTFCSGCPHNTSTVVPEGSRALGGIGCHYMATWVMPRTETFSQMGAEGASWIGQAPFTTEPHVFQNLGDGTYFHSGSLAIRAAIAAKVNITYKILFNDAVAMTGGQPIDGSLTVQQIAHELLQEGVRRLVVVTDDTTAYEGGAGLPAGVTVHDRGELDAVQRMLREIEGCTVIIYQQTCATEKRRRRKRGTLADPDRRVVINDLVCEGCGDCSAKSNCVSVQPLETEFGRKRQIDQSNCNKDLSCLQGFCPSFVTVSGAKIRKPAPKAADATPFEVLPDPELPALGARPYGILVAGVGGTGVVTIGALIGVAAHLEGKGVGVLDMTGMAQKGGAVFTHLRIAERPEDIKSIRITTGGADLMLAADLVVGARPDALGLLDPGRSRAVINDQELMTAAFVKDPDLAFPGQDLRAAYRRAAGPAGVDFIEAGPIATALLGDSIASNLFLLGYAWQRGLVPLAEASILKAIELNGVAVKLNLDAFLWGRRAAHDIRRVRDLVMRSRPVAESERLSETIHEVMARRTDFLTAYQDTAYAGAYAELVERVRQHEMRVMPRSTALTDAVARSLFKLMAYKDEYEVARLYTDGAFQDKLARQFEGDVRLTFHLAPPLFARRDKATGRPRKSSYGPWVMGAFRLLARMKRLRGTVFDPFGHTAERRTERRLIAEYRATVERLVAGLTPENHARAVEIAKLPMDIRGFGHVKDENLKRVRLKERRLLAAWERPGPVVQAAE, encoded by the coding sequence ATGACGCTGCCCGAATTGTCGCAGGACGATAAGTACACCGTCGAGCGCGGACGGATCTTTCTGACCGGAACCCAGGCCCTGGTGCGGCTGCCGCTGATGCAGCGCCAGCGCGACCTGGCCGCCGGGCTGAACACCGCCGGCTTCATCTCGGGCTATCGCGGCTCGCCGCTGGGTGCGCTCGACCAGCAGCTCTGGAAGGCGCGCAAGCATCTGGAGGCGCATCACGTCGTCTTCCGGCCGGGGGTGAACGAAGATCTGGCGATGACCTCGGTCTGGGGCAGCCAGCAGGCCAATATGGACAACATGACCCGGCCGGAACATGCGGCGCTGGCGAAATACGACGGCGTGTTCGGCATGTGGTACGGCAAGGGCCCCGGCGTCGACCGGTCGGGCGATGTGATGAAGCACGGCAACATGGCCGGCTCGTCGCGCCATGGCGGCGTGCTGCTGCTGGCCGGCGACGATCACGGCGCCAAATCGTCGACCCTGCCGCATCAGGCCGAATACACCTTCATGGACTGCCTGATCCCGATCCTGAACCCGTCGGGTGTGCAGGAAATCCTGGATTACGGCCTGATCGGCTGGGCGCTGTCGCGTTTCTCGGGCGCCTGGGTGGGGATGAAGACCATCGCCGACACGGTCGACAGCTCGGGTTCGATCGATGTCGATGCCGGCCGGGTGCGGGTTCTGCTGCCGGAGTTCGAGTTTCCGGCCGATGGCGTCCATATCCGCTGGCCCGACGCGCCGATGGACCAGGAATACCGCCACCATCGCTACCGGCTGGCGGCGGTCGCGGCCTTCGCCCGCGCCAACCGGCTGGACCGGGTGGTGATGGACGCGCCGCGCGCCCGTATCGGCATCGTCACCGCCGGCAAGAGCCATCTGGACGTCTGCCAGGCCCTGGACGAGCTGGGCATCGACGAGGCGCTGGCGGCCCGGATCGGCATCCGGCTCTACAAGGTCGCCATGCCCTGGCCGCTGGAGCCGGAAGGCATCCGCCGCTTCGCCGAGGGCCTGGAAGAGGTGCTGGTCGTCGAAGAGAAGCGGGCCGTGGTCGAGCCGCAGCTCAAGGAGCATCTCTACGGCTGGCGCGCCGATGTCCGGCCGCTGGTGGTGGGCAAGTTCGACGAGGCCGGCAACTGGATCCTGCCCTCGGCGGGGGAGCTGCGCCCCAGCCGGATCGCCCAGGTGCTGGCCGACCGTCTGGCCCGCTTCCTGCCCGACGAGCCGGGCCTGGCCGAGCGTATCCGCACCCGGGTGGCGCATCTGCGCCAGTTGGAGGACGCGTCTTCGGGCAAGGCGGCGATCGAGCGCAAGCCCACCTTCTGTTCGGGCTGCCCGCACAACACCTCGACCGTGGTGCCCGAGGGCAGCCGGGCGCTGGGCGGCATCGGCTGCCACTACATGGCGACCTGGGTGATGCCGCGCACCGAGACCTTCAGCCAGATGGGCGCCGAAGGGGCCTCGTGGATCGGCCAGGCGCCGTTCACCACCGAGCCCCATGTCTTCCAGAATCTGGGCGACGGCACCTATTTCCACTCGGGATCCCTGGCGATCCGCGCCGCGATCGCGGCCAAGGTCAACATCACCTACAAGATCCTGTTCAACGACGCGGTCGCGATGACCGGCGGCCAGCCGATCGACGGTTCGCTGACCGTGCAGCAGATCGCCCATGAACTGCTTCAGGAAGGTGTGCGCCGCCTGGTGGTGGTGACCGACGACACCACGGCTTACGAGGGTGGCGCCGGCCTGCCGGCGGGCGTGACGGTCCACGACCGCGGCGAACTCGACGCCGTGCAGCGCATGCTGCGCGAGATCGAGGGCTGCACGGTGATCATCTATCAGCAGACCTGCGCCACCGAAAAGCGCCGCCGTCGCAAGCGCGGCACCCTGGCCGACCCCGACCGTCGGGTGGTGATCAACGATCTGGTCTGCGAGGGCTGCGGCGATTGCTCGGCCAAGAGCAATTGCGTGTCGGTGCAGCCGCTGGAGACCGAATTCGGCCGCAAGCGCCAGATCGACCAGTCGAACTGCAACAAGGATCTGTCGTGCCTGCAGGGCTTTTGCCCCAGCTTCGTGACCGTCTCTGGTGCGAAGATCCGCAAGCCCGCGCCCAAGGCCGCCGATGCCACCCCCTTCGAGGTGCTGCCCGATCCGGAGCTGCCGGCGCTGGGGGCGCGGCCCTATGGCATTCTGGTCGCCGGTGTCGGCGGCACGGGTGTCGTGACCATCGGTGCGCTGATCGGGGTTGCCGCCCATCTGGAAGGCAAGGGCGTCGGCGTGCTCGACATGACCGGCATGGCCCAGAAGGGCGGGGCGGTCTTCACCCATCTGCGCATCGCAGAGCGCCCAGAGGACATCAAGTCGATCCGCATCACCACCGGCGGCGCCGATCTGATGCTGGCCGCCGATCTGGTGGTGGGCGCGCGCCCCGATGCGCTGGGGCTGCTGGATCCCGGGCGCAGCCGGGCGGTGATCAACGACCAGGAACTGATGACCGCGGCCTTCGTCAAGGACCCGGATCTGGCCTTCCCCGGCCAGGATCTGCGTGCGGCCTATCGCCGGGCGGCCGGCCCTGCGGGGGTGGATTTCATCGAGGCCGGGCCGATCGCGACGGCCCTGCTGGGCGACAGCATCGCCAGCAACCTGTTCCTGCTGGGCTATGCCTGGCAGCGCGGGCTGGTGCCGCTGGCCGAGGCCAGCATCCTGAAGGCGATCGAGCTGAACGGTGTTGCGGTGAAGCTCAACCTCGACGCCTTCCTCTGGGGGCGGCGTGCGGCCCACGATATCCGCCGGGTGCGGGATCTGGTCATGCGCAGCCGGCCGGTGGCCGAAAGCGAGCGGCTGTCGGAAACGATCCACGAGGTGATGGCCCGGCGGACCGATTTCCTGACCGCCTATCAGGACACCGCCTATGCCGGCGCCTATGCCGAACTGGTGGAGCGTGTGCGCCAGCACGAGATGCGGGTGATGCCCCGCAGCACCGCGCTGACCGATGCGGTGGCGCGGTCGCTGTTCAAGCTGATGGCCTATAAGGACGAGTACGAGGTGGCGCGGCTTTACACCGACGGCGCCTTCCAAGACAAGCTGGCGCGGCAGTTCGAGGGCGATGTCAGGCTGACCTTCCACCTGGCCCCGCCGCTTTTCGCCCGGCGCGACAAGGCCACCGGCCGGCCGCGCAAATCGAGCTATGGCCCGTGGGTGATGGGCGCTTTCCGCCTGCTCGCCCGGATGAAGCGGCTGCGCGGCACCGTCTTCGACCCCTTCGGCCACACCGCCGAACGCAGGACCGAGCGCCGGCTGATCGCCGAGTACCGTGCCACGGTGGAACGGCTGGTCGCGGGGCTGACGCCGGAAAATCACGCCCGCGCTGTGGAGATCGCGAAGCTGCCGATGGACATTCGGGGCTTCGGTCACGTGAAGGACGAGAACCTGAAACGGGTTCGCCTGAAGGAACGGCGCCTGTTGGCCGCGTGGGAGAGGCCGGGGCCGGTGGTACAGGCGGCGGAATGA